From Erigeron canadensis isolate Cc75 chromosome 8, C_canadensis_v1, whole genome shotgun sequence, one genomic window encodes:
- the LOC122610965 gene encoding protein CUP-SHAPED COTYLEDON 2 yields MEEEVKKETETLPPGFRFHPTDEELITSYLIQKISDSSFTGRAITDVDLNKCEPWDLPGKAKMGEKEWYFFSLRDRKYPTGVRTNRATNTGYWKTTGKDKEIFNGVTSELVGMKKTLVFYRGRAPRGEKTNWVMHEYRVHAKSAFRASKDEWVVCRVFQKTAGGKKYPSSSSSSSHSRGGGGMLNPYNLEIGPISGMQMPPPPHHHQMMPSDPASYQFPVGLGRSYNMNNADMADQFSRVVYRGNIMTNSNMPLPQNPLNYPNNGAGTGAELFTISGLNLNLRGSTSSTQMRPMSQQLPSGATPPLAPSQLQDDVTSSMIITSSGLGNDQQSMAGYAGDINSHATGLGNNRFMAMDQCGDLENYWAPY; encoded by the exons ATGGAAGAAGAAGTGAAGAAGGAGACGGAAACACTTCCTCCAGGGTTTCGGTTTCATCCTACAGATGAAGAACTCATCACTTCTTATCTAATACAAAAGATATCCGATTCGAGCTTCACTGGAAGGGCAATTACTGATGTTGATCTCAATAAATGTGAACCTTGGGATCTTCCTG GAAAGGCAAAAATGGGAGAGAAAGAATGGTATTTCTTCAGTCTGAGAGACAGGAAATACCCGACAGGAGTCAGAACAAATCGAGCCACTAATACGGGGTATTGGAAGACGACCGGAAAGGACAAAGAGATCTTCAATGGTGTGACCTCTGAGCTAGTTGGTATGAAGAAAACTTTGGTATTCTATAGAGGGAGAGCCCCTCGTGGTGAGAAAACCAACTGGGTTATGCATGAATACCGCGTTCATGCCAAATCCGCCTTTCGCGCTTCCAAG GATGAGTGGGTTGTATGTCGGGTTTTCCAAAAGACTGCTGGTGGGAAGAAGTAtccatcatcatcctcatccaGCAGCCATTCGAGAGGAGGGGGCGGAATGCTCAATCCTTACAACCTGGAGATTGGTCCCATCTCAGGGATGCAGATGCCtcctcctcctcatcatcatcagatgatgCCATCGGACCCCGCCAGTTATCAGTTTCCAGTTGGATTAGGAAGAAGTTACAATATGAACAATGCTGACATGGCTGATCAGTTTTCCAGGGTGGTTTATAGAGGGAACATCATGACCAATAGTAATATGCCTCTCCCCCAAAACCCGTTGAACTATCCTAATAATGGAGCTGGAACCGGAGCTGAACTCTTTACCATTTCCGGGCTGAATTTAAACCTAAGGGGATCAACTTCTTCAACGCAAATGAGGCCAATGTCACAACAGTTGCCGTCTGGAGCAACTCCACCACTAGCACCATCACAGCTGCAAGACGATGTAACTTCTTCAATGATTATAACTAGCAGTGGACTCGGAAATGATCAGCAATCCATGGCGGGTTACGCTGGGGATATAAATAGCCACGCAACCGGGCTTGGTAACAATAGGTTCATGGCAATGGACCAGTGTGGGGATCTTGAAAATTACTGGGCTCCCTATTGA